One genomic segment of Streptomyces liangshanensis includes these proteins:
- a CDS encoding DUF5324 family protein → MTRMDSVRAATGSAKESVQHAAEAVAPYAGTAKEQAALYAHEARVRLAPTVSKAAQQARIQYGAYVAPHVPPKFDDAAHQAAAATRKAARQAADYTVPRVEQAVATAQPVAQEAAARSAAALAALRGQITAKEVRKLVKKHQRRARAGRAAKGLLVLGAVAGGAFAAWKWWDKQANPDWLVEPPAATEMSDRAPLTSVDGSHPVDPLDPEVQAKQAEAEAADRDKRDDRDDRP, encoded by the coding sequence GTGACCCGCATGGACAGCGTGCGCGCCGCTACCGGTTCGGCGAAGGAGAGCGTGCAGCACGCCGCGGAAGCGGTGGCGCCTTACGCCGGTACGGCCAAGGAGCAGGCCGCTCTGTACGCGCACGAGGCGCGTGTACGACTGGCCCCGACCGTGTCGAAGGCCGCTCAGCAAGCTCGTATTCAGTACGGCGCCTATGTGGCGCCCCATGTGCCTCCGAAGTTCGACGACGCCGCTCACCAGGCCGCGGCGGCCACCAGGAAGGCCGCCCGTCAGGCGGCGGACTACACGGTGCCGCGGGTCGAGCAGGCGGTGGCCACCGCACAGCCCGTGGCCCAGGAGGCCGCGGCGCGTTCGGCGGCGGCGCTGGCCGCTCTGCGCGGACAGATCACCGCCAAGGAAGTACGGAAGCTGGTGAAGAAGCACCAGCGGCGGGCCAGGGCCGGACGTGCCGCCAAGGGCCTGTTGGTCCTGGGCGCGGTGGCCGGTGGGGCCTTCGCCGCCTGGAAGTGGTGGGACAAGCAGGCCAACCCGGACTGGCTGGTGGAACCGCCGGCCGCTACGGAGATGTCCGACCGCGCGCCGCTGACGTCCGTGGACGGCAGCCACCCGGTGGATCCGCTGGATCCCGAGGTCCAGGCGAAGCAGGCCGAGGCGGAGGCCGCTGACCGGGACAAGCGTGACGACCGGGACGACCGGCCCTGA
- a CDS encoding DUF6344 domain-containing protein — protein sequence MAAIKVKTLWAVFITAFFAVLASLGLTSPATAAGSAVSAQPAEKPAPAPAPAAVPPHRLTEPAPTRAVPSLAPPRGRALPPTIKQRITAEAHGSSPSVRHLPADLPDGPQAESDAHAADAALVAA from the coding sequence ATGGCCGCCATCAAGGTCAAGACGTTGTGGGCCGTCTTCATCACCGCGTTCTTCGCGGTGCTCGCCTCCCTGGGACTCACGTCCCCCGCGACGGCCGCCGGCAGCGCCGTGTCGGCGCAGCCGGCCGAGAAGCCCGCGCCCGCGCCGGCTCCCGCCGCCGTCCCACCGCACCGGCTCACCGAACCCGCACCCACGAGGGCGGTGCCGTCGCTCGCACCGCCGCGGGGACGGGCCCTGCCGCCCACGATCAAGCAGCGGATCACCGCCGAGGCGCACGGTTCGTCCCCGTCGGTCCGTCACCTGCCCGCCGACCTGCCGGACGGCCCGCAGGCGGAGTCGGACGCCCACGCCGCCGACGCGGCGCTCGTCGCAGCGTGA
- a CDS encoding MFS transporter, which yields MTTYRELFAVREFRALFVVRLFTMTAVVLSGLALGTVMYGETGSPLLTSVALFGGPLVQLVTARYLSATSDLLRPRTAMIFMACVATLTASLQALPGLTWWMRFVILAGGYVALAATAGTVIALLSDIVPKDAYVLARSTMNITVGGMQIIGNAVGALLLAVMSTSWLFAIAACVSVTAGVLARTGLSDRPPRARGNVVERSRRVNHELLTSRDVRPLLLMMWVPNGLVVGCEALFIPYAGGEAGFLLAAGAVGMLLGDIVVGRFVPEALRDRLVLPLRALLALPFLAFPLSPPVVVAAALAGLSAFGFSASLPLQERLVLLTREDVRGQAFGLAGTGLMVGQALGAVLAGGLAQLYGTHEVAWAMATMAALSLLVTAALRAVGRVPAHPPMPGPPTPDPLTAAG from the coding sequence ATGACCACCTACCGCGAGCTCTTCGCCGTCCGGGAGTTCCGAGCCCTGTTCGTGGTCCGCCTGTTCACGATGACGGCGGTCGTCCTCTCCGGGCTGGCCCTCGGCACGGTCATGTACGGCGAGACAGGATCGCCCCTCCTCACCTCCGTCGCGCTGTTCGGCGGACCGCTCGTCCAGCTCGTCACCGCGCGCTACCTGTCGGCGACCTCGGACCTGCTGCGCCCCCGCACCGCGATGATCTTCATGGCGTGCGTCGCGACCCTCACCGCGTCCCTCCAGGCGCTCCCCGGCCTCACCTGGTGGATGCGCTTCGTGATCCTCGCCGGCGGCTACGTCGCCCTGGCCGCCACCGCCGGCACCGTCATCGCCCTGCTGTCGGACATCGTGCCGAAGGACGCGTACGTCCTGGCCCGCTCGACCATGAACATCACCGTCGGCGGCATGCAGATCATCGGCAACGCCGTCGGCGCCCTGCTGCTCGCCGTGATGTCGACGTCCTGGCTGTTCGCGATCGCCGCGTGCGTCAGCGTCACCGCTGGGGTCCTGGCGCGGACCGGCCTGTCGGACCGTCCGCCGCGGGCCCGGGGCAACGTCGTCGAACGCAGCCGCCGCGTCAACCACGAACTCCTCACCTCTCGCGACGTACGGCCGCTCCTCCTGATGATGTGGGTGCCCAACGGCCTGGTCGTGGGGTGCGAGGCGCTGTTCATCCCGTACGCAGGGGGCGAGGCCGGGTTCCTGCTGGCGGCCGGCGCGGTCGGCATGCTCCTGGGGGACATCGTCGTCGGCCGGTTCGTCCCCGAGGCCCTGCGCGACCGGCTGGTCCTGCCCCTGCGCGCCCTGCTCGCGCTGCCGTTCCTCGCCTTCCCCCTGTCGCCGCCGGTAGTGGTCGCGGCGGCCCTGGCCGGGCTCTCCGCCTTCGGCTTCTCGGCCTCGCTGCCCCTCCAGGAGCGGCTGGTCCTGCTGACCCGCGAGGACGTACGCGGCCAGGCGTTCGGCCTGGCCGGCACGGGCCTGATGGTGGGCCAGGCACTGGGCGCCGTGCTGGCGGGCGGCCTCGCCCAGCTGTACGGGACGCACGAGGTCGCCTGGGCGATGGCCACCATGGCGGCGCTGTCCCTGCTGGTGACGGCGGCGCTGCGCGCGGTGGGACGGGTCCCGGCACACCCGCCCATGCCCGGCCCGCCCACGCCCGACCCGCTCACGGCCGCCGGATAA
- the argH gene encoding argininosuccinate lyase, translating into MQVGTNTNGGLIRGRFREELDEVMEQINASIGFDRRMATQDIDGSVAHVTMLREQGIISGADATAITGGLDVIRGEIVSGTFAYSVKLEDIHMNVEARLGELIGEAAGRLHTARSRNDQVATGFRLWVRDAHDRTLRLLARLVGVLVEQAAAHTATVMPGFTHLQSAQPVSFGHHLMAYVEMFGRDHSRFRDARARMNESPLGAAALAGTSFPIDRARTAELLGFERPMRNSMDAVSDRDFALEYLSSASLCMTHLSRLAEEIVLWMSPQFGFVELSDAWTTGSSIMPQKRNPDAAELVRGKTGRVHGALLGLLTVMKALPLTFSKDMQEDKETTFDAADTLELCLKATIGMIGDMEARGAAMAAAAGSAHATATDLADWLTRELGMPFREAHHLTGRLVRLADEHRTTLARLTLDQLRGVDPRITADVFTVLGVEDSVRSRRSFGGTSPERVAHEVEQWRTRVEALQAT; encoded by the coding sequence ATGCAGGTCGGTACGAACACGAACGGCGGCCTGATCCGGGGCCGCTTCAGAGAGGAACTGGACGAGGTGATGGAGCAGATCAACGCCTCCATCGGCTTCGACCGGCGCATGGCCACGCAGGACATCGACGGCTCGGTCGCCCACGTCACGATGCTGCGCGAGCAGGGCATCATCTCCGGGGCGGACGCCACCGCCATCACCGGGGGACTCGACGTGATCCGCGGCGAGATCGTGTCCGGGACCTTCGCCTACTCGGTGAAGCTGGAGGACATCCACATGAACGTCGAGGCCCGCCTCGGCGAGCTCATCGGCGAGGCGGCGGGCCGGCTGCACACCGCCCGCAGCCGCAACGACCAGGTCGCCACCGGCTTCCGGCTCTGGGTCCGCGACGCCCACGACCGTACGCTGCGCCTCCTCGCCCGGCTCGTCGGCGTCCTGGTCGAGCAGGCCGCGGCGCACACGGCGACCGTCATGCCCGGCTTCACGCACCTCCAGAGCGCGCAGCCCGTCTCGTTCGGCCACCACCTGATGGCGTACGTCGAGATGTTCGGCCGCGACCACAGCCGCTTCCGGGACGCCCGCGCGCGGATGAACGAGTCCCCGCTCGGCGCGGCGGCGCTGGCCGGCACCTCGTTCCCCATCGACCGGGCCCGCACCGCCGAACTGCTGGGCTTCGAGCGCCCGATGCGCAACTCCATGGACGCGGTGTCGGACCGGGACTTCGCCCTGGAATACCTCTCCTCGGCCTCCCTGTGCATGACGCACCTGTCGCGCCTGGCCGAGGAGATCGTGCTCTGGATGTCGCCGCAGTTCGGCTTCGTCGAGCTGTCCGACGCCTGGACGACCGGGTCGTCGATCATGCCGCAGAAGCGCAATCCCGACGCCGCCGAGCTGGTCCGGGGCAAGACCGGCCGGGTGCACGGCGCTCTCCTGGGCCTTCTGACGGTGATGAAGGCGCTGCCGCTGACGTTCTCCAAGGACATGCAGGAGGACAAGGAGACGACGTTCGACGCGGCGGACACCCTGGAGCTGTGCCTCAAGGCGACGATCGGCATGATCGGTGACATGGAGGCGCGCGGCGCCGCGATGGCGGCGGCGGCCGGCTCCGCCCACGCGACGGCCACCGACCTCGCGGACTGGCTGACCCGGGAACTCGGCATGCCGTTCCGCGAGGCCCACCACCTCACCGGCCGCCTCGTGCGGCTGGCGGACGAACACCGCACCACCCTGGCGCGGCTGACGCTGGACCAGCTGCGCGGCGTCGATCCCCGTATCACCGCCGACGTGTTCACCGTGCTCGGAGTCGAGGACTCGGTCCGGTCCCGCCGCAGCTTCGGCGGCACCTCCCCGGAGCGCGTCGCCCACGAGGTCGAGCAGTGGCGGACCCGCGTGGAAGCCCTGCAGGCGACATGA